A single genomic interval of Prunus dulcis chromosome 5, ALMONDv2, whole genome shotgun sequence harbors:
- the LOC117628477 gene encoding uncharacterized protein LOC117628477, with the protein MAAPENDEKSLHQELSLIILLADRVIKSAQEAECSKLDCADLAKQVDRLSQMLRSTVRIAATTQSLYDRPVRRIVADVAKNLDRALTLVRKCKHSGVLRQVFSITTTADFRKVSNLLESSIGDMKWLLSVFESDGANLSLPPIASNDPILSWVWSYIATIQMGQLRDRIDAANSLASLARDNDRNKKIIVDEGGLTPLLKLLKEGSSPDAQVAAANALFHIATDLERVRIIIDLMGISVVVSVLGDSPMRVQTSVVKLVSEMAGLDPVAQEEFGRENVTRPLVSLLSMDTVLDDPKVQTGKPSIHNLVQINKELAVKGSNPNSRSSSFSSHYHSDGSSRGAHYRKERDREAESPEVKLELKVGCAEALWKLCKECLLNSRKVTETKGLICLAKIIETEVGELQLNCLMTVMEIAAVAESNPDLRRAAFKPTSPAAKAVLDQLLRVIQEESSQELQIPAIKAIGSLARTFPARETRIVGPLVARLGNGDVDVATEAAIALGKFVSTDNFNCVEHSKTIIEFDGVPSLMRLLRTTDRINEQGHVNCLVLLCYLALHVGNSKALEQARALNTLEGGARSVVAQYPDLRDLFAKSMHNLTLYQAGAHPHRQTYIP; encoded by the coding sequence ATGGCTGCCCCGGAAAATGACGAAAAGAGCCTTCACCAGGAGCTCTCGCTTATCATCCTACTCGCCGATCGGGTCATCAAATCGGCCCAAGAGGCCGAGTGCTCCAAGCTGGACTGCGCCGACCTCGCCAAGCAAGTCGACCGCCTCTCCCAGATGCTCCGATCCACCGTCCGAATCGCCGCCACCACTCAGTCCCTCTACGATCGACCCGTCCGCAGAATTGTCGCCGACGTGGCGAAGAACCTCGACCGGGCTTTGACTCTGGTCCGGAAATGCAAGCACAGTGGGGTCCTCAGACAAGTCTTCTCCATAACCACCACTGCCGATTTCAGGAAAGTCTCGAACCTTCTGGAATCGTCCATCGGAGACATGAAGTGGCTTCTCTCCGTGTTCGAGTCTGACGGCGCCAACCTCTCCCTGCCTCCGATCGCCAGCAACGACCCAATTCTCAGCTGGGTCTGGTCTTACATAGCCACTATCCAAATGGGTCAACTCAGAGACCGAATCGACGCGGCTAACTCGCTCGCTTCCCTGGCTCGGGACAACGACCGAAACAAGAAGATAATCGTCGACGAAGGTGGCCTGACGCCGCTGCTAAAGCTTTTGAAAGAAGGGTCTTCCCCTGACGCCCAAGTTGCGGCGGCCAATGCTTTGTTTCATATCGCTACTGATCTAGAAAGGGTCCGAATTATCATCGATTTAATGGGAATTTCGGTTGTTGTTTCGGTTTTGGGTGATTCGCCGATGCGGGTTCAGACTTCCGTGGTGAAATTGGTGTCGGAAATGGCGGGGCTTGACCCGGTTGCGCAGGAGGAGTTTGGTAGGGAGAATGTGACGAGGCCTTTGGTGTCTTTGTTGTCCATGGATACGGTTCTGGATGATCCGAAGGTGCAAACGGGTAAGCCTAGCATTCATAATCTTGTTCAGATTAACAAAGAGTTAGCTGTAAAGGGTTCAAATCCCAATAGTCGTTCGTCGTCATTTTCGAGTCATTATCATTCAGATGGTAGTAGTAGAGGGGCGCATTATAGGAAAGAGAGGGACAGAGAGGCTGAGTCCCCTGAGGTGAAGCTTGAGCTCAAGGTTGGTTGTGCCGAGGCTTTGTGGAAATTGTGTAAAGAGTGCTTGTTGAATAGTAGAAAAGTTACTGAGACTAAAGGGTTGATTTGTTTGGCAAAGATTATTGAGACGGAAGTAGGGGAGTTGCAGCTGAACTGCTTAATGACTGTGATGGAAATAGCCGCAGTGGCTGAGTCCAATCCCGACCTTAGAAGAGCGGCCTTTAAGCCTACCTCTCCGGCTGCAAAGGCGGTTTTGGATCAGCTTTTGAGAGTGATTCAAGAAGAGAGTAGTCAAGAATTACAAATTCCTGCCATTAAGGCAATTGGATCGTTGGCAAGAACATTTCCTGCTAGGGAAACCCGAATCGTTGGTCCCTTGGTTGCCCGGCTTGGCAATGGGGATGTGGATGTGGCAACTGAGGCTGCTATTGCATTAGGGAAGTTTGTGAGTACGGACAATTTCAATTGTGTGGAGCATTCGAAGACGATCATTGAGTTTGATGGGGTTCCTTCTTTGATGAGATTGTTGCGGACCACTGATCGAATCAACGAACAGGGTCACGTCAACTGCTTAGTATTACTATGTTATCTAGCATTGCATGTTGGCAATAGCAAGGCTCTTGAACAAGCACGAGCATTGAATACTCTTGAGGGGGGAGCTCGTTCTGTTGTAGCTCAGTATCCTGATTTGAGGGATTTGTTTGCCAAATCCATGCACAATCTCACTCTTTATCAGGCTGGAGCTCATCCCCACAGGCAAACCTACATACCCTAG
- the LOC117628093 gene encoding copper methylamine oxidase-like yields the protein MASASKKTSPSCCFHSDSAPIPREAAPAPNAVVSASVVQDWTTIAGSEDRRDDQRPKKIAMASLITEPSANASTTGIPIMLRPQTRHPLDPLSAAEISVAVATVRAAGATPEVRDSMRFVEVVLLEPDKHVVGLADAYFFPPFQPSLLPRTKGGPIIPTKLPPRRARLVVYNKKSNETSTWVVELSEVHAATRGGHHRGKVISSQVVQDVQPPMDAVEYAECEAVVKDFPPFREAMKKRGIEDMDLVMVDAWCVGYHSDADAPSQRLAKPLIFCRTESDCPMENGYARPVEGIYVLVDMQNMVVVEFEDRKLVPLPPADPLRNYTPGETRGGVDRSDVKPLQILQPEGPSFRVNGYFVEWQKWNFRIGFTPREGLVIYSVAYVDGSRGRRPVAHRLSFVEMVVPYGDPNDPHYRKNAFDAGEDGLGKNAHSLKKGCDCLGYIKYFDAHFTNFTGGIETTENCVCLHEEDHGILWKHQDWRTGLAEVRRSRRLTVSFICTVANYEYGFFWHFYQDGKIEAEVKLTGILSLGALQPGEVRKYGTVIAPGLYAPVHQHFFVARMDMAVDCKPGETYNQVVELDVKVEKPGDNNVHSNAFYAEETLLRTELQAMRDCNPLTARHWIVRNTRTVNRTGQLTGYKLVPGSNCLPLAGSEAKFLRRAAFLKHNLWVTPYAQDEMFPGGEFPNQNPRVGEGLATWVKKNRSLEETDIVLWYVFGITHVPRLEDWPVMPVERIGFMLMPHGFFNCSPAVDVPPSACELEAKDNDVKDNGVAKPIPNGLLAAKL from the exons ATGGCCTCAGCTTCGAAAAAAACGTCGCCTTCTTGTTGCTTCCACTCCGATTCGGCTCCCATTCCACGCGAGGCGGCGCCGGCTCCGAACGCCGTCGTTTCGGCCTCCGTGGTTCAAGATTGGACCACCATCGCGGGTTCCGAGGATCGGCGCGATGATCAGCGACCCAAAAAGATAGCGATGGCGTCCTTGATTACCGAACCGTCCGCCAATGCATCCACCACTG GCATCCCGATCATGCTTAGGCCTCAAACAAGGCATCCACTGGACCCTTTATCTGCTGCCGAAATCTCCGTGGCAGTGGCAACCGTCAGGGCTGCTGGAGCCACACCTGAG GTTAGAGATAGTATGCgttttgttgaagttgttCTACTGGAACCAGATAAACACGTTGTAGGTTTAGCAGATGCGTACTTCTTCCCCCCTTTCCAACCATCATTGCTTCCCAGAACCAAAGGTGGACCTATAATCCCGACTAAGCTTCCCCCAAGGCGAGCTAGGCTTGTTGTGTACAACAAAAAGTCTAATGAGACAAGCACATGGGTTGTTGAGCTGTCAGAAGTGCATGCAGCCACTCGAGGTGGACATCACAGAGGAAAAGTAATATCCTCACAAGTTGTTCAAGATGTCCAGCCTCCCATG GATGCTGTGGAGTATGCTGAATGTGAAGCTGTTGTGAAAGACTTTCCTCCATTTAGAGAGGCTATGAAGAAGAGGGGTATTGAAGATATGGACCTTGTGATGGTTGATGCCTG GTGCGTTGGTTACCATAGTGATGCTGATGCTCCCAGTCAAAGGCTTGCTAAACCACTTATATTCTGTAGAACTGAGAGTGACTGCCCAATGGAAAATGGTTATGCACGCCCAGTTGAAGGCATCTATGTACTTGTTGATATGCAAAACATGGTGGTGGTAGAGTTTGAAGACCGTAAGCTTGTTCCTCTACCTCCAGCTGATCCATTGAGGAACTATACTCCTGGTGAAACAAGAGGTGGTGTTGATAGAAGTGATGTGAAACCTTTACAAATTCTTCAGCCTGAAGGTCCAAGCTTTCGTGTTAATGGGTACTTTGTGGAGTGGCAGAAG TGGAATTTTCGTATCGGATTCACTCCTAGGGAGGGACTGGTTATATATTCAGTGGCATATGTTGATGGCAGTAGAGGACGAAGGCCTGTAGCCCATAGGTTGAGTTTTGTGGAAATGGTGGTGCCATATGGCGATCCAAATGACCCGCATTACAGAAAAAATGCTTTTGATGCTGGGGAAGATGGCCTCGGTAAAAACGCACATTCTCTCAAGAAG GGGTGCGATTGTTTGGGGTATATCAAATACTTTGATGCACATTTTACAAATTTCACTGGAGGTATTGAAACTACTGAAAATTGTGTATGCTTGCACGAAGAAGATCATGGAATTCTGTGGAAGCATCAGGACTGGAGAACAGGCTTAGCAGAAGTGCGCAGGTCAAGGCGGCTAACAGTGTCATTTATATGTACTGTGGCTAATTATGAGTATGGATTCTTCTGGCACTTTTATCAG GATGGGAAGATTGAAGCTGAAGTTAAACTTACAGGAATACTCAGTTTAGGAGCATTGCAACCTGGAGAAGTTCGAAAATATGGTACTGTTATTGCACCAGGGTTATATGCACCAGTTCATCaacatttttttgttgctCGTATGGATATGGCTGTTGATTGCAAACCTGGGGAAACTTACAATCAG GTTGTGGAGCTGGACGTAAAGGTTGAGAAACCTGGGGATAATAATGTCCACAGCAATGCATTTTATGCTGAAGAGACACTTCTCAGGACTGAATTGCAAGCAATGCGTGACTGTAATCCTTTGACTGCTCGCCattggatt GTAAGGAACACGCGAACTGTTAACAGGACTGGACAGTTAACAGGCTACAAGCTCGTACCTGGTTCAAACTGTTTGCCATTAGCCGGTTCTGAGGCCAAGTTTTTGCGAAGAGCAGCATTCTTGAAACATAACCTTTGGGTTACACCATATGCCCAAGATGAGATGTTTCCTGGAGGAGAGTTTCCAAACCAAAATCCACGTGTCGGTGAAGGATTGGCCACATGGGTTAAGAAGAACCGATCTCTGGAAGAAACTGATATTGTTCTTTG GTATGTTTTTGGAATAACACACGTACCACGATTGGAAGACTGGCCTGTCATGCCGGTGGAGCGCATTGGGTTTATGCTCATG CCTCATGGATTCTTCAACTGCTCTCCAGCGGTGGATGTTCCACCTAGTGCATGTGAATTGGAGGCCAAAGACAATGATGTAAAAGACAATGGGGTAGCCAAGCCAATTCCGAATGGCTTGCTAGCAGCAAAGCTTTga